The Alphaproteobacteria bacterium genome window below encodes:
- a CDS encoding TerC/Alx family metal homeostasis membrane protein: MGNTSLFWIIFNVLVLAMLWIDLKVFHKDAHVVAPREALKWSFIWIALSLAFGIGLSFVMGHDKGLEFFSGYLVEKSLSIDNIFIFSVVFRTLSIPLKYQHRVLFWGIFGALILRGLMIYFGITLISYFHQILYPLGAFLLYSGLKIFWLTEKRFEVETHPIIIFLQRYISLTPKIEGQQLWVRSKDHPKRWQATPLFVALALIEGSDLLFAIDSVPAIFAITLDPFIVYTSNVFAILGLRSLYFLLADAVERFYYLKSGVALILCFVGIKMLMMDIYKIPTEASLLIILLILGGSIALSGYRSRNCHK, encoded by the coding sequence ATGGGAAATACATCTCTTTTTTGGATTATTTTTAATGTGTTGGTATTGGCAATGCTCTGGATTGATTTAAAAGTATTTCATAAAGATGCTCATGTTGTCGCCCCCCGGGAAGCTTTGAAATGGTCGTTTATATGGATTGCTCTTTCCTTGGCTTTTGGAATAGGCCTTTCCTTTGTTATGGGACACGACAAAGGATTAGAATTTTTCAGTGGTTATCTTGTTGAAAAATCCTTAAGTATCGACAACATTTTCATCTTCTCTGTTGTTTTTCGAACTCTTTCTATTCCTTTGAAATATCAGCATCGTGTTTTATTTTGGGGTATTTTTGGGGCCCTTATTTTGCGGGGGCTTATGATATATTTTGGGATTACGCTCATATCCTATTTCCATCAAATTCTTTATCCCTTAGGCGCCTTTTTATTATACTCAGGTCTCAAAATATTTTGGTTAACTGAAAAGCGCTTCGAGGTTGAAACTCACCCTATTATTATTTTTTTACAGCGTTATATTTCCTTAACCCCAAAAATAGAGGGTCAACAGCTATGGGTTCGATCAAAGGATCACCCTAAGCGATGGCAGGCCACGCCTTTGTTTGTAGCATTAGCGCTTATTGAAGGTTCCGACCTTCTCTTCGCGATTGATTCGGTCCCTGCCATATTTGCGATTACCCTAGATCCCTTTATTGTGTACACATCGAATGTTTTTGCAATTCTTGGGTTGCGCTCTCTTTATTTTCTATTGGCGGATGCTGTAGAAAGATTTTATTATTTAAAGTCAGGTGTTGCACTTATCCTTTGTTTTGTTGGAATAAAAATGCTGATGATGGATATATATAAAATTCCAACGGAAGCTTCTCTACTTATCATATTGTTGATTTTGGGAGGTAGTATTGCTCTCTCAGGGTATCGGAGTCGAAATTGCCACAAATAG
- the recA gene encoding recombinase RecA, which produces MSNDLSRGDKTKALDAALSQIERAFGKGSVMRLGQRDSAVDVEVISSGSLGLDIALGIGGLPKGRIIEVYGPESSGKTTLTLHVVAEAQKIGGTCAFIDAEHALDPGYAKKLGVNLDELLISQPDTGEQALEIADTLVRSGAIDVLVIDSVAALVPKAELEGDMGDSHMGLQARLMSQALRKLAGSISKTGCMVIFINQIRQKIGIVFGNPETTTGGNALKFYASVRLDIRRVGAIKDKDLVTGNQTRVKVVKNKMAPPFKVVDFDIMYGEGISKTGELIDLGVQAGVIDKSGSWYSYGSQRIGQGREATRAFLKENPEMFAEIEKAVRDNTGVVAEAMIAGPEAMMEDAA; this is translated from the coding sequence ATGTCTAATGATTTATCTCGCGGTGATAAAACCAAAGCTTTAGATGCAGCTCTGTCACAAATTGAGCGCGCTTTTGGTAAAGGATCGGTTATGCGATTGGGTCAACGAGACAGTGCTGTCGATGTTGAAGTCATTTCTTCAGGTTCATTAGGTCTTGATATTGCTTTGGGCATTGGCGGGTTACCAAAAGGTCGGATTATTGAGGTTTATGGCCCTGAATCTTCAGGAAAAACAACCTTAACTCTCCATGTTGTTGCCGAAGCACAAAAAATTGGTGGGACTTGCGCATTTATTGATGCAGAGCATGCTCTTGACCCTGGGTATGCAAAGAAATTAGGTGTTAATTTAGATGAACTCTTAATCTCTCAACCTGATACTGGTGAGCAAGCCTTGGAAATCGCGGATACGTTGGTGCGCAGTGGCGCAATCGACGTTTTGGTTATAGACAGTGTGGCGGCGCTTGTTCCGAAAGCTGAACTTGAAGGAGATATGGGAGATTCCCACATGGGGTTGCAAGCGCGTCTCATGAGTCAGGCCTTGCGTAAATTGGCAGGATCAATCTCTAAGACAGGCTGTATGGTCATATTCATTAACCAGATTCGTCAAAAAATTGGTATTGTTTTCGGCAATCCGGAAACAACAACAGGTGGAAATGCCTTAAAGTTCTATGCTTCCGTTCGTCTCGATATTCGTCGAGTTGGGGCGATTAAAGATAAGGACCTGGTTACGGGCAATCAAACGCGCGTTAAGGTTGTAAAAAATAAGATGGCGCCTCCTTTTAAGGTTGTTGATTTTGACATTATGTATGGAGAGGGCATTTCAAAGACAGGTGAGCTCATAGACCTTGGCGTTCAAGCCGGTGTTATTGACAAGTCAGGCTCTTGGTATTCTTACGGAAGTCAACGTATCGGTCAAGGTCGAGAGGCCACACGTGCATTTTTGAAAGAGAATCCGGAGATGTTTGCAGAAATTGAAAAAGCTGTTCGGGATAATACGGGCGTTGTTGCTGAAGCAATGATTGCAGGACCGGAAGCTATGATGGAAGATGCGGCGTAG
- a CDS encoding porin family protein: MKKLALALVASTVAISAASANINTGFYLGAAVGYGATTAKGAIQGASGTFAHGDTAANVGIHAGYGWVQNCTYFGGEIAYTFENTKINNTPFGLQQTFKRNGYFGAALRAGYLFTPTTMAYIRLGGNWGKWKLDDKAPGFAAGAGSKNRFSFTPGFGIETAVQKNVFLRAEYTYEFGPSVTANNNGAAALARSVTFSRVRSQSAKVGLSYKF, from the coding sequence ATGAAAAAGTTAGCTTTAGCTCTCGTAGCAAGCACAGTTGCAATCAGTGCAGCAAGTGCAAATATTAACACAGGTTTCTATCTTGGTGCAGCCGTTGGTTACGGCGCAACAACAGCAAAAGGTGCTATCCAAGGCGCATCCGGTACTTTCGCTCATGGTGATACAGCAGCAAATGTTGGTATTCATGCTGGTTACGGTTGGGTTCAAAATTGCACATACTTTGGTGGTGAAATTGCTTACACTTTTGAAAATACAAAGATAAACAATACACCTTTTGGTTTGCAACAAACATTCAAGCGTAATGGTTACTTCGGTGCAGCACTTCGCGCTGGTTACTTGTTTACACCAACAACAATGGCATACATTCGCCTTGGTGGTAACTGGGGCAAGTGGAAATTGGATGATAAAGCACCTGGTTTTGCTGCAGGAGCCGGTTCAAAGAATCGCTTCTCTTTCACACCAGGTTTTGGTATTGAAACAGCCGTTCAAAAGAACGTTTTCTTGCGCGCTGAATACACATATGAATTCGGTCCAAGTGTAACTGCAAACAACAATGGCGCTGCTGCTTTGGCACGCTCTGTTACTTTCAGCCGCGTTCGTAGCCAATCCGCGAAAGTTGGTTTGTCCTACAAGTTCTAA
- the alaS gene encoding alanine--tRNA ligase, whose translation MRSLTDIRSTFTQFFKTQGHEHVLSSPLIPRNDPTLLFTTAGMVQFKDVFTGAEKRAYSRATTVQKCMRAGGKHNDLENVGYTARHHTFFEMLGNFSFGDYFKEEAISFAWDLVSNHFNLPKERLLVTVYAEDEEAAKLWKKIAGFSDDRIIRIATSDNFWSAGDTGPCGPCTEIFYDHGDKIFGGPPGSADQDGDRFTEIWNLVFMQYEQLADGRRVNLPKPSVDTGMGLERIAAALQGVHNNYDIDLFQTLIQASMDLTGVKDVAHRQSHNVIADHLRASSFLLAEGVLPSNEGRGYVLRRIMRRAMRHAHLLGAKDPLMWRLVPTLINLMGAAYPELIRGESLIVENLRLEEEKFRQTLERGLRLLNEATASLAPSDPLPGEVAFKLYDTFGFPLDLTQDVLKGSERTVDMLTFESAMAAQKAAARAAWAGSGESKNEQIWYDLHEEFGATEFLGYETLEAEGIVQAILKDGQRRDQATSGQEVLLVANQTPFYAESGGQMGDQGHLLTVSGAEINILNTLKQGASLHVHVCQVIKGTLTKGDVVKLTVDGNRRALLRANHSATHLLHAALRQLLGTHVTQKGSLVAPDRLRFDFTHTRPMSREEILTVEKLVNHHIISNHEVQTHLMDAEKAISQGAMALFGERYGDEVRVLSMGMVPEDEAPFSIELCGGTHVNRTGDIGLFKIINESGISAGIRRIEAFTGLVALDYVTTAESTLAEVSALVKSTALELPGRIDALITEKKSLERQVAELQRKSMNQEAVGRKIGDIDLYELHVKDVSANDLKPLMDNIKQKIGSGVVVLTSVSEAKVSLLIGVTPDLTSRISAIDLVRAGAKAIGGSGGGGRPDLAQAGGTNTDITAAVVAIETFILSQ comes from the coding sequence GTGCGAAGCCTTACAGATATCCGATCCACATTTACGCAATTCTTTAAGACGCAAGGCCATGAGCATGTGTTATCGTCCCCGCTTATTCCGCGTAATGATCCGACACTCTTATTTACAACGGCGGGGATGGTTCAATTCAAGGATGTCTTCACCGGTGCAGAGAAACGAGCATATAGTCGGGCCACTACTGTTCAAAAGTGTATGCGGGCAGGTGGTAAGCATAATGACCTTGAAAATGTAGGGTATACAGCACGACACCATACATTTTTTGAAATGCTGGGCAATTTCTCTTTTGGGGATTATTTTAAGGAAGAGGCAATTTCTTTTGCCTGGGATTTGGTTTCGAATCACTTTAATTTACCCAAAGAGCGTCTCTTGGTTACGGTTTATGCTGAAGATGAGGAAGCCGCAAAATTATGGAAGAAAATTGCCGGTTTTTCTGATGATCGGATTATTCGCATCGCAACTTCTGATAATTTTTGGTCAGCGGGAGATACAGGGCCGTGTGGTCCTTGTACGGAAATTTTCTATGATCATGGGGATAAGATTTTTGGCGGTCCTCCGGGCAGTGCTGATCAAGATGGTGACAGATTTACCGAAATTTGGAACCTGGTTTTTATGCAATATGAACAATTGGCCGATGGTCGTCGTGTCAACCTTCCAAAACCTTCCGTAGATACAGGTATGGGGCTAGAGCGTATAGCTGCGGCTTTACAAGGTGTGCACAATAATTATGATATTGATCTTTTTCAAACCCTCATTCAGGCTTCTATGGACTTAACAGGCGTAAAGGATGTGGCCCATCGACAATCTCACAACGTCATTGCCGATCATTTGCGGGCAAGTTCTTTCTTGTTGGCGGAAGGAGTTCTGCCTAGTAATGAGGGGCGGGGGTATGTCTTGCGCCGAATCATGCGTCGCGCCATGCGTCATGCTCATCTTTTAGGGGCTAAAGATCCTTTAATGTGGCGCTTAGTGCCCACATTAATTAATTTGATGGGGGCCGCCTATCCCGAATTGATCCGTGGGGAATCCTTAATTGTTGAGAATCTCCGGTTAGAAGAAGAAAAGTTTCGTCAAACATTGGAGCGGGGTTTACGCTTACTAAATGAAGCTACAGCTTCTTTGGCTCCTAGCGATCCCTTGCCCGGCGAAGTTGCTTTTAAACTCTATGATACCTTTGGTTTCCCCTTGGATTTGACACAAGATGTTCTAAAAGGCTCCGAGCGCACCGTTGACATGCTAACATTCGAATCAGCGATGGCAGCGCAAAAGGCAGCAGCTCGTGCCGCATGGGCCGGGTCAGGAGAATCAAAGAATGAGCAAATATGGTATGATTTACATGAAGAATTTGGCGCAACAGAATTCTTAGGCTACGAAACTTTGGAAGCGGAAGGTATTGTTCAAGCTATTTTAAAAGATGGCCAACGACGGGACCAAGCCACTTCGGGTCAAGAGGTCTTGTTGGTTGCTAACCAAACTCCATTTTATGCAGAATCCGGCGGTCAAATGGGAGATCAGGGACACCTATTAACGGTATCCGGCGCTGAAATCAATATTTTGAATACCCTCAAGCAAGGGGCGAGTTTACATGTTCATGTTTGTCAGGTGATTAAAGGGACTCTAACCAAAGGGGATGTTGTTAAACTGACGGTTGATGGAAATCGACGTGCTCTCTTAAGGGCCAATCACTCAGCCACCCATCTGTTGCATGCGGCTTTGCGACAACTCTTAGGAACACATGTTACCCAAAAAGGTTCATTGGTGGCTCCGGACCGTCTGCGGTTCGACTTCACCCATACACGTCCTATGAGCCGTGAAGAAATTCTGACCGTCGAGAAGTTAGTCAATCATCATATTATTTCGAACCATGAGGTGCAAACACACCTCATGGATGCCGAGAAAGCCATTAGCCAGGGAGCAATGGCATTATTTGGGGAAAGATATGGAGATGAGGTTCGGGTGTTGAGCATGGGAATGGTGCCGGAGGATGAGGCGCCATTTTCAATAGAACTTTGTGGCGGTACGCACGTCAATCGTACAGGAGACATTGGTCTTTTTAAAATCATTAACGAATCAGGCATTTCTGCCGGTATTCGACGCATCGAAGCTTTCACTGGGCTCGTAGCATTAGACTATGTGACGACTGCAGAGTCGACATTGGCTGAAGTGAGTGCATTGGTCAAGTCAACGGCCCTGGAACTTCCGGGGCGTATTGATGCCTTAATAACAGAAAAAAAATCTCTCGAGCGACAAGTCGCCGAACTCCAACGAAAGTCAATGAACCAAGAAGCGGTAGGGAGAAAAATTGGCGATATTGATCTTTATGAGCTTCATGTAAAAGATGTGTCAGCCAATGATTTAAAACCGCTCATGGATAATATAAAACAAAAAATTGGCAGTGGAGTTGTTGTTTTAACAAGCGTTAGCGAAGCCAAGGTATCCTTACTTATTGGTGTGACCCCTGATTTGACCAGCCGCATCAGCGCTATAGACCTTGTGCGTGCGGGGGCTAAAGCTATCGGAGGCAGTGGCGGTGGCGGGCGTCCGGATCTTGCACAAGCCGGGGGGACCAATACAGACATCACGGCTGCCGTGGTTGCTATCGAGACCTTTATTTTGAGTCAGTAA
- a CDS encoding aminoacyl-tRNA hydrolase, with protein MQITPSLFIDEKEISESFIRASGPGGQNVNKVSTAVQIRFDILHSPSLPENVRARLLVMVRSRLTKEGVLIITARRYRTQDQNRQDARNRLAELIYRATIPLVKRIPSKPTRTSKETRLAAKARRSQVKQGRQNIRKDKEELS; from the coding sequence ATGCAAATCACACCATCACTTTTTATTGATGAAAAAGAAATCAGCGAATCGTTTATCCGAGCCAGTGGACCCGGCGGACAAAACGTCAATAAAGTTTCGACTGCTGTGCAAATTCGCTTTGATATCCTTCACTCTCCTTCATTGCCCGAAAATGTTCGCGCCCGTCTTTTAGTCATGGTGCGCAGCCGTCTTACAAAGGAAGGTGTGCTGATTATTACCGCGAGGCGCTACCGCACCCAGGACCAAAATCGCCAAGATGCCCGAAATCGCTTAGCCGAATTGATCTACCGCGCCACCATTCCTCTCGTAAAGCGCATTCCCAGCAAACCAACGCGAACATCTAAAGAAACACGCCTTGCCGCCAAAGCCCGTCGTAGCCAGGTAAAACAGGGACGACAAAATATTAGGAAAGATAAAGAAGAACTCTCTTAA
- a CDS encoding response regulator translates to MIGIVSVATMAYWVYGNRQQNIYKQKLKLIHAGISTLTPAIEAAIFDDSGKSIWTTHPNTYPNQEEFLRKILTRIAPTPEAAQLKTMIEDRLRGEILVSGGGNGLGQDQKWWLMATAPLEIGGYFGRKGLMAALRDITPHFSSHNQLKHNYGALESFVDKAPIAIVYTDANGLIMGTNNTFCRWIGLPREGLLGTALETFLGDEWAQGKSLISVRSPHSVPFKMLALTSLKSQPLLFCRPDSLLTTGAGAGVFKQAFSEAPIPAVIIGGEGQIIDYNPAFTLMVGEVKPRQDFFEMIHPAVRSETTTKLRRAFERTTPPSPFEIRFDEGKIHTTTYVSHLPQEDEASVLMLQFLDISEQKRLERQFIQSQKMQAVGQLAGGIAHDFNNLLTAMIGYCDLLLQRYLPNDPAYTDVMQIKQNANRAANLVRQLLAFSRQQTLQPKVVHITDNLADLSTLLRRLIGAGIELKMIHGRDLWPVKVDVSQLEQVIINLVVNARDAITRGGALTIRTSNFQCLKQQRMGHDLVAKGDYVMIEVIDTGHGIPPEHLEHIFEPFFSTKEVGEGTGLGLSTVYGIVKQTGGFVLVDSVVNEGTSFKILLPRHAGGEEEVHIPHVESPSGDLTGAGTILLVEDEDAVRMFSARALREKGYRVIEADSGESALEILSQGECFDLLVTDVVMPKMDGPTLSKRIRDLYPDTKTIFISGYTEDTFRKNLDHNAKIHFLPKPFTLKDLASKVKEVLTLSQEL, encoded by the coding sequence ATGATTGGCATCGTATCTGTGGCGACAATGGCATACTGGGTATATGGTAACCGACAACAAAATATTTATAAACAAAAGTTAAAACTCATTCATGCGGGCATTTCAACGCTGACACCGGCCATTGAAGCAGCCATTTTCGATGACTCTGGTAAATCAATTTGGACGACGCATCCCAATACCTATCCCAATCAAGAGGAGTTTTTGCGAAAAATATTAACGCGCATCGCCCCAACGCCAGAAGCGGCGCAGTTGAAAACGATGATAGAAGATCGTTTGCGGGGTGAGATTTTGGTAAGTGGGGGTGGAAATGGTTTGGGGCAGGATCAAAAGTGGTGGTTAATGGCAACGGCTCCCTTAGAAATAGGGGGATACTTTGGACGCAAAGGCCTCATGGCAGCATTGCGAGATATCACACCTCATTTTTCGAGCCATAATCAGCTTAAGCATAACTATGGGGCCCTTGAGTCTTTTGTTGATAAAGCACCAATCGCTATCGTTTATACAGACGCAAATGGACTCATTATGGGGACGAATAATACTTTTTGTCGTTGGATCGGCTTGCCTCGTGAGGGGTTGCTAGGAACTGCGCTTGAGACCTTTTTAGGGGATGAGTGGGCCCAAGGAAAATCTCTAATTTCTGTGCGAAGTCCCCATTCCGTTCCCTTTAAAATGTTGGCGTTAACATCTCTAAAGTCTCAGCCCCTGCTTTTTTGTCGGCCAGACAGTCTTCTGACGACGGGTGCCGGAGCTGGCGTTTTTAAACAGGCTTTTTCCGAAGCACCTATTCCAGCTGTTATTATTGGGGGGGAGGGGCAAATTATCGATTATAACCCTGCCTTTACACTGATGGTTGGGGAGGTTAAGCCACGTCAAGACTTCTTTGAAATGATTCATCCTGCTGTTCGATCAGAAACAACAACTAAACTGCGCCGGGCATTTGAGCGCACAACGCCTCCATCTCCTTTCGAAATAAGGTTTGATGAGGGGAAAATTCACACTACAACTTATGTCTCACATTTGCCTCAAGAAGATGAAGCCTCTGTTTTGATGCTCCAATTCCTGGATATCTCGGAACAAAAACGGTTAGAACGGCAATTTATTCAGTCGCAAAAAATGCAAGCTGTGGGGCAACTGGCTGGCGGAATTGCCCACGACTTCAATAATTTATTAACAGCGATGATTGGCTATTGTGACCTCTTGCTTCAACGATATTTGCCTAATGATCCTGCTTATACCGATGTGATGCAAATTAAACAAAATGCGAATCGAGCGGCCAACTTGGTGCGTCAATTGCTCGCATTCTCACGACAACAGACTTTACAACCTAAGGTTGTTCATATTACAGATAACCTAGCAGATCTTTCAACGCTCTTGCGACGATTAATTGGGGCAGGAATAGAACTGAAAATGATTCATGGTCGTGATTTGTGGCCCGTAAAGGTCGACGTCAGCCAACTGGAACAAGTCATTATTAATCTGGTGGTTAACGCCCGCGATGCTATTACCCGGGGGGGAGCTCTTACTATTCGGACCAGTAATTTTCAATGTTTGAAGCAACAGCGCATGGGGCATGACTTGGTAGCAAAAGGTGATTATGTGATGATAGAGGTGATAGATACTGGTCACGGTATCCCTCCAGAACACTTAGAGCATATCTTTGAACCTTTCTTTTCTACGAAAGAAGTCGGTGAAGGGACGGGTCTTGGTTTGTCCACGGTTTATGGTATCGTGAAACAAACGGGTGGATTTGTCTTAGTCGACAGTGTTGTAAATGAAGGTACGAGCTTCAAAATTTTATTGCCCCGACATGCGGGTGGTGAAGAAGAGGTTCATATTCCTCATGTTGAATCTCCTTCAGGAGATTTGACGGGAGCCGGAACAATATTGCTTGTGGAAGATGAAGATGCTGTCCGTATGTTTAGTGCCCGGGCTTTACGTGAAAAAGGATACCGGGTGATTGAAGCGGATAGCGGGGAGTCTGCTCTTGAGATTTTAAGCCAGGGCGAATGCTTTGATTTGTTGGTTACGGATGTTGTGATGCCCAAAATGGATGGGCCAACGTTAAGTAAAAGGATTCGAGATCTTTATCCAGATACGAAAACAATTTTTATTTCTGGCTATACGGAGGATACATTCCGAAAAAATTTAGATCATAATGCAAAAATTCATTTTTTGCCGAAACCATTTACACTAAAAGACCTAGCATCTAAAGTTAAAGAAGTGCTAACACTAAGTCAGGAACTATAG
- a CDS encoding porin family protein gives MKKLTLALVASALSIGAASAHIKTGFYLGAAVGYGATTAKGTATGNNSFTGNIAHGDTAANIGIHTGYGWVQNCTYFGGEIAYTFENTKINNNPSTLQQTFKRNGYFGAALRAGYLFTPATMAYIRLGGNWGKWKLNDNVGVAGVPAGAGSKNRLSFAPGFGLETAVHKNVYLRGEYTYEFGPSVTAKNNGAGAAARTVTFNRVRSQSAKLGLSYKF, from the coding sequence ATGAAAAAGTTAACTTTAGCTCTCGTAGCAAGCGCATTGAGCATAGGTGCTGCAAGCGCCCACATTAAAACAGGCTTTTATTTAGGTGCTGCCGTTGGTTATGGCGCAACAACAGCCAAAGGAACAGCAACAGGAAATAATTCTTTCACAGGAAATATTGCTCATGGCGATACTGCTGCTAATATTGGTATCCACACGGGTTATGGTTGGGTTCAAAATTGCACATATTTTGGTGGTGAAATTGCTTACACTTTTGAAAATACAAAGATAAACAATAATCCTAGTACTTTGCAACAAACTTTCAAGCGTAATGGCTACTTCGGTGCAGCGCTTCGCGCTGGTTACTTGTTTACACCAGCTACAATGGCGTACATTCGACTTGGTGGTAACTGGGGTAAGTGGAAACTTAATGACAATGTAGGCGTGGCTGGTGTTCCTGCAGGCGCTGGTTCTAAAAATCGCTTATCATTTGCACCCGGTTTTGGTTTGGAAACAGCAGTGCACAAGAATGTATATTTACGTGGTGAATATACATATGAATTCGGTCCAAGTGTGACTGCAAAAAACAATGGTGCGGGTGCAGCTGCACGTACGGTTACTTTCAACCGCGTACGCAGCCAATCTGCGAAACTTGGTTTGTCCTACAAGTTCTAA
- the gltA gene encoding citrate (Si)-synthase produces the protein MAPKTQTFAQLSYQGKTVDLPVYVGTDGPGVLDLQDLFATSGLFTFDPGFVSTASCRSEITFIDGDKGILLYRGYPIKQLAEKSDFMEVSYLLLYGELPTATQKIEFVQSINKHTLVHEQVSAFYRGFRRDAHPMAIMVGVVGALSSFYHDSLDIQDPNQRQIAALRLIAKMPTLAGMAYKYSIGQPFVYPQNHLSYSENMLNMLFSTPSEPYQINPLWARAIDRILILHADHEQNASTSTVRLAGSSGANPFACIAAGIAALWGPAHGGANEAVLRMLEEIGHVDRIPEFIKRAKDKSDPFRLMGFGHRVYKSYDPRAHVLRQTCHEIMGEIGIKNNPTLQLAMELERIALADEYFIEKKLYPNVDFYSGIIFKAMGIPTSMFTVLFAIARTVGWISQWKEMIADPMQKIGRPRQLYIGKGYREYIPMEKRLEEKSK, from the coding sequence GTGGCACCTAAAACTCAAACATTTGCTCAGTTGAGTTATCAAGGAAAAACCGTAGATCTTCCGGTTTATGTTGGAACTGATGGACCTGGAGTTCTCGATCTTCAGGATCTCTTTGCAACCTCGGGCCTCTTTACCTTCGATCCTGGCTTTGTGTCTACAGCCAGTTGCCGCTCAGAAATCACTTTTATCGATGGTGACAAGGGAATATTGCTTTATCGGGGGTATCCCATAAAACAATTGGCTGAGAAAAGTGACTTTATGGAAGTTTCGTATTTGCTTCTTTATGGTGAACTTCCGACAGCTACCCAAAAAATTGAATTTGTTCAATCTATTAACAAGCATACCCTCGTACACGAACAGGTGAGTGCTTTTTATCGCGGATTTCGTCGCGATGCGCATCCTATGGCGATTATGGTGGGTGTTGTGGGGGCGCTGTCATCATTTTATCATGACAGTTTAGATATTCAAGATCCTAATCAACGTCAAATTGCCGCTTTACGTCTAATTGCGAAGATGCCTACGCTCGCTGGTATGGCTTATAAATATTCTATTGGTCAGCCTTTTGTGTACCCGCAAAATCATTTAAGCTATTCTGAAAATATGCTCAATATGTTGTTTTCAACCCCTTCGGAGCCTTATCAGATTAATCCTCTCTGGGCTCGGGCTATTGATCGCATTCTCATTCTCCATGCTGATCATGAACAAAATGCTTCGACGTCAACCGTACGCTTAGCTGGTTCGAGTGGTGCCAATCCCTTTGCTTGCATTGCAGCGGGAATTGCAGCCTTGTGGGGCCCCGCACACGGGGGTGCCAATGAGGCGGTTCTGCGAATGCTGGAAGAAATTGGTCATGTAGATCGAATTCCTGAATTTATCAAGCGGGCTAAAGATAAGTCTGATCCCTTCCGGTTAATGGGATTTGGACATCGTGTTTACAAGAGTTATGATCCCCGCGCTCATGTTCTGCGTCAAACGTGTCATGAGATTATGGGTGAGATTGGTATAAAAAATAATCCGACTCTCCAGCTAGCTATGGAGTTGGAGCGTATAGCACTTGCAGATGAATATTTCATTGAGAAAAAACTTTATCCCAATGTTGATTTTTATTCAGGCATTATTTTTAAAGCAATGGGCATTCCCACTTCCATGTTTACGGTTCTCTTTGCAATTGCCCGTACAGTCGGTTGGATATCCCAATGGAAAGAAATGATTGCGGATCCCATGCAAAAAATTGGGCGCCCCCGTCAGCTGTATATAGGGAAAGGGTATCGGGAATATATACCTATGGAAAAACGTCTAGAGGAGAAAAGTAAATGA